A genomic window from Candidatus Binataceae bacterium includes:
- a CDS encoding citrate synthase has protein sequence MAKDTLSIIDNRTGKQYEIPIEEGGVIRAARLRDIKNSPDDFGLMSYDPAFTNTASCRSKVTFIDGEKGILRYRGYPIEELAEHSNYLEVAYLVVKGELPNEQHYRAWEENIKTHTMVHENLKNFMQGFRYDAHPMGMLVGTIGAMSTFYPDAKEIMNLESRRLQTRRLIGKLPTLAAWAYRHTRGLPYVYPDNDLSYAGNFLSMLFKMTELRYKPNPTLERALDILFILHADHEQNCSANAMRSVGSSQVDPYSAVAAATAALYGPLHGGANEAVIRMLTEIGSVARIPEFIKSVKGGERKMMGFGHRVYKSYDPRARIVKRLAYEVFEVTGRNPLIDIALELEKIGLEDEYFVSHRLYPNVDFYTGIIYQAMGFPMTMFPVLFAIPRTSGWMAQWAEMVRDSEQKIARPRQVYVGEKIRQWLPIEKRPKPTMREDAVSDQI, from the coding sequence ATGGCAAAAGACACGCTCTCCATAATCGACAACCGCACCGGCAAGCAGTACGAAATTCCGATCGAGGAAGGCGGCGTGATTCGCGCCGCCCGTCTGCGCGACATCAAGAACAGCCCCGACGATTTTGGCCTGATGTCCTACGACCCGGCCTTCACCAACACCGCTTCGTGCAGGAGCAAGGTGACCTTTATCGACGGCGAAAAAGGCATCCTGCGCTATCGCGGCTACCCGATCGAGGAACTGGCCGAGCACAGCAACTACCTCGAGGTCGCCTACCTGGTGGTCAAGGGCGAGCTGCCGAACGAGCAGCACTACCGCGCCTGGGAAGAGAACATCAAGACCCACACGATGGTGCATGAGAACCTGAAGAACTTCATGCAGGGCTTCCGCTACGACGCTCATCCGATGGGGATGCTGGTGGGAACGATCGGCGCGATGTCGACGTTCTATCCCGACGCCAAGGAAATCATGAACCTGGAGTCGCGCCGCCTGCAGACGCGCCGGCTTATCGGCAAGCTGCCGACGCTCGCGGCGTGGGCCTATCGCCACACGCGCGGCCTGCCCTACGTCTATCCCGACAACGATCTCAGCTACGCGGGCAACTTTCTCTCGATGCTGTTCAAGATGACCGAGCTGCGCTACAAGCCGAATCCGACGCTCGAACGCGCGCTCGACATCCTGTTCATCCTCCACGCCGACCACGAGCAGAACTGCTCGGCCAACGCGATGCGCTCGGTCGGGAGTTCGCAGGTCGATCCCTACTCCGCCGTCGCCGCGGCCACCGCGGCGCTCTACGGGCCGCTGCACGGCGGCGCCAACGAGGCGGTGATCCGGATGCTCACCGAGATCGGCTCGGTCGCGCGCATCCCGGAGTTCATCAAGAGCGTCAAGGGCGGCGAGCGCAAGATGATGGGCTTCGGCCATCGCGTGTACAAGAGCTACGACCCGCGGGCCAGGATCGTGAAGCGTCTCGCCTACGAGGTCTTCGAAGTCACCGGGCGCAATCCGCTTATCGATATCGCGCTCGAGCTCGAGAAGATCGGGCTCGAGGACGAATACTTCGTTTCGCATCGCCTCTATCCCAACGTCGATTTCTACACCGGCATCATTTACCAGGCGATGGGATTCCCGATGACCATGTTCCCGGTGCTGTTCGCGATTCCGCGGACCTCGGGATGGATGGCGCAGTGGGCCGAGATGGTGCGCGATTCGGAGCAGAAGATCGCGCGCCCGCGCCAGGTCTATGTCGGCGAGAAGATCCGCCAGTGGCTGCCGATCGAGAAGCGGCCCAAGCCGACCATGCGCGAGGACGCGGTGAGCGATCAGATCTGA
- a CDS encoding DedA family protein → MIDRLMTALSMFIVATISAMGYGGIVLLMAVESACVPLPSEVTMPFSGYLVSTGRFGLNAVAIAGAVGCLLGSYVAYFIGANGGRRLLLKYGRYVLIAPHEVELADRFFDRWGPHAVFTSRLLPVVRTFIALPAGVARMRLAPFTIYTLVGSYLWCLGLAWAGMKLGEQWKNLGPYFHRFDGAIAVLLAVGAAAMLYNRIKGIAAAPAPE, encoded by the coding sequence ATGATCGATCGGCTGATGACCGCGCTCTCGATGTTTATCGTCGCGACCATCTCAGCGATGGGCTACGGCGGAATCGTGCTGCTGATGGCGGTCGAGAGCGCGTGCGTGCCGCTGCCCTCGGAAGTTACGATGCCGTTTTCGGGGTACCTGGTCTCGACCGGGCGCTTCGGGCTAAACGCGGTCGCGATCGCCGGGGCTGTGGGATGCCTGCTCGGGTCGTACGTCGCGTACTTCATCGGGGCCAACGGCGGCCGCCGCCTGCTGCTGAAATACGGGCGCTATGTTTTGATCGCGCCGCACGAAGTCGAACTTGCCGACCGCTTTTTCGATCGCTGGGGACCGCACGCGGTCTTCACCAGCCGGCTGTTGCCGGTGGTTCGCACGTTTATCGCGCTCCCCGCCGGAGTTGCGCGGATGCGGCTTGCGCCGTTTACGATCTACACGCTCGTGGGTTCGTACCTCTGGTGCCTCGGACTGGCGTGGGCCGGGATGAAGCTAGGCGAGCAGTGGAAGAATCTCGGCCCGTACTTCCATCGCTTCGACGGCGCGATCGCCGTGCTGCTCGCCGTGGGCGCCGCCGCGATGCTCTACAACCGGATCAAGGGGATCGCCGCCGCCCCCGCGCCGGAATAA